The Etheostoma cragini isolate CJK2018 chromosome 5, CSU_Ecrag_1.0, whole genome shotgun sequence genome contains a region encoding:
- the mfsd10 gene encoding major facilitator superfamily domain-containing protein 10 isoform X2 — MSAVNKYAEDGSTFSSKVINIVFITLLLDLLGFTLILPLLPSILDHYAQTGDGVYQSLQSVVDWFREAVGIPMEKKYNSVLFGGLIGSLFSLLQFLSSPVTGALSDHYGRRPLLILTTLGLMSSYAVWAVSQSFSMFLLFRVIGGICKGNVSLCTAVMADLPCPKARNRGMAMIGIAFSLGFTVGPLMGAYFALSSRTTGNVFYQTPALLALAFSAADLLFIWAMMPETLTKDVKASSSEFGDSRDLLNPISLFHFSALTRTKDPPPKERMQKLRALGLVYFCYLFLFSGLEFTLSFLTHQRFQFTSMQQGKMFFFIGVIMASIQGGYARRIKPGQHIRAVQVAIKLLIPAFFLIGLSWNITMLYIGLALYSFAAIVVPCLSTLVSDHGSANQKGTVMGILRSLGALARALGPVVSSSVYWIAGAQICFLLTSASFIIPLALLRTARRVKEE, encoded by the exons ATGTCAGCTGTAAACAAATATGCAGAGGATGGCAGCACCTTTTCGTCGAAGGTCATCAACATTGTGTTTATCACGCTGCTGTTGGACCTGCTCGGATTTACACTGATTCTACCTCTGCTGCCTTCGATTTTGGACCATTATGCGCAAACAGGg GATGGCGTATATCAGTCTCTGCAGAGTGTTGTCGACTGGTTCCGGGAGGCCGTGGGGATTCCAAtggaaaagaaatacaacagtGTTCTGTTTGGAG gTCTGATCGGGTCACTGTTTTCTCTGTTGCAGTTCCTATCTTCACCTGTAACTGGGGCTCTGTCAGACCACTATGGCAGGCGGCCCTTGCTCATTCTTACCACA TTAGGGCTGATGTCATCCTATGCGGTCTGGGCTGTTTCCCAGAGTTTCAGCATGTTCCTTTTGTTTCGAGTAATTGGGGGCATTTGTAAGGGCAACGTCAGCCTCTGCACTGCTGTCATGGCAGACTTGCCTTGCCCAAAAGCACGGAACAGAGGAATG GCTATGATCGGCATTGCCTTCTCCCTGGGCTTCACTGTGGGACCTTTGATGGGTGCCTATTTTGCCCTCAGCTCCAGAACAACAGGAAATGTCTTCTACCAAACTCCAGCTCTGCTTGCCTTGGCCTTCAGTGCTGCTGATCTGCTCTTTATTTGGGCCATGATGCCAGAGACACTCACAAAGGATGTCAAG GCTTCATCTTCAGAGTTTGGGGACTCCAGGGACCTTTTGAACCCAATAtctttgttccatttttcaGCTCTTACCAGGACAAAAGATCCACCTCCAAAAGAGA GAATGCAGAAGCTTCGAGCGTTGGGCTTGGTTTATTTCTGCTATCTCTTCCTGTTCTCTGGTCTGGAGTTTACGCTGAGTTTTCTGACTCATCAACGCTTCCAATTTACAAG TATGCAGCAGGGAAAGAtgttcttcttcattggtgtcATCATGGCTTCAATCCAGGGGGGATACGCTCGCAGAATCAAACCTGGGCAGCATATCCGGGCTGTTCAAGTG gCAATAAAATTATTAATCCCAGCGTTTTTTCTCATCGGGCTCTCGTGGAACATAACAATGCTTTACATTGGCTTGGCCCTATACTCATTTG CTGCAATTGTAGTTCCGTGCCTGTCAACGCTTGTTTCTGACCATG GGTCGGCCAATCAGAAGGGCACAGTGATGGGGATACTGCGTAGTTTGGGCGCTCTGGCCAGAGCACTGGGACCAGTTGTGTCATCCTCTG TTTACTGGATAGCTGGAGCTCAGATCTGTTTTCTCCTCACATCAGCCTCTTTCATTATTCCTCTGGCTCTCCTGAGAACAGCCAGAAGGGTAAAGGAGGAGTGA
- the mfsd10 gene encoding major facilitator superfamily domain-containing protein 10 isoform X1, translating to MSAVNKYAEDGSTFSSKVINIVFITLLLDLLGFTLILPLLPSILDHYAQTGDGVYQSLQSVVDWFREAVGIPMEKKYNSVLFGGLIGSLFSLLQFLSSPVTGALSDHYGRRPLLILTTLGLMSSYAVWAVSQSFSMFLLFRVIGGICKGNVSLCTAVMADLPCPKARNRGMAMIGIAFSLGFTVGPLMGAYFALSSRTTGNVFYQTPALLALAFSAADLLFIWAMMPETLTKDVKASSSEFGDSRDLLNPISLFHFSALTRTKDPPPKERMQKLRALGLVYFCYLFLFSGLEFTLSFLTHQRFQFTSMQQGKMFFFIGVIMASIQGGYARRIKPGQHIRAVQVAIKLLIPAFFLIGLSWNITMLYIGLALYSFAAAIVVPCLSTLVSDHGSANQKGTVMGILRSLGALARALGPVVSSSVYWIAGAQICFLLTSASFIIPLALLRTARRVKEE from the exons ATGTCAGCTGTAAACAAATATGCAGAGGATGGCAGCACCTTTTCGTCGAAGGTCATCAACATTGTGTTTATCACGCTGCTGTTGGACCTGCTCGGATTTACACTGATTCTACCTCTGCTGCCTTCGATTTTGGACCATTATGCGCAAACAGGg GATGGCGTATATCAGTCTCTGCAGAGTGTTGTCGACTGGTTCCGGGAGGCCGTGGGGATTCCAAtggaaaagaaatacaacagtGTTCTGTTTGGAG gTCTGATCGGGTCACTGTTTTCTCTGTTGCAGTTCCTATCTTCACCTGTAACTGGGGCTCTGTCAGACCACTATGGCAGGCGGCCCTTGCTCATTCTTACCACA TTAGGGCTGATGTCATCCTATGCGGTCTGGGCTGTTTCCCAGAGTTTCAGCATGTTCCTTTTGTTTCGAGTAATTGGGGGCATTTGTAAGGGCAACGTCAGCCTCTGCACTGCTGTCATGGCAGACTTGCCTTGCCCAAAAGCACGGAACAGAGGAATG GCTATGATCGGCATTGCCTTCTCCCTGGGCTTCACTGTGGGACCTTTGATGGGTGCCTATTTTGCCCTCAGCTCCAGAACAACAGGAAATGTCTTCTACCAAACTCCAGCTCTGCTTGCCTTGGCCTTCAGTGCTGCTGATCTGCTCTTTATTTGGGCCATGATGCCAGAGACACTCACAAAGGATGTCAAG GCTTCATCTTCAGAGTTTGGGGACTCCAGGGACCTTTTGAACCCAATAtctttgttccatttttcaGCTCTTACCAGGACAAAAGATCCACCTCCAAAAGAGA GAATGCAGAAGCTTCGAGCGTTGGGCTTGGTTTATTTCTGCTATCTCTTCCTGTTCTCTGGTCTGGAGTTTACGCTGAGTTTTCTGACTCATCAACGCTTCCAATTTACAAG TATGCAGCAGGGAAAGAtgttcttcttcattggtgtcATCATGGCTTCAATCCAGGGGGGATACGCTCGCAGAATCAAACCTGGGCAGCATATCCGGGCTGTTCAAGTG gCAATAAAATTATTAATCCCAGCGTTTTTTCTCATCGGGCTCTCGTGGAACATAACAATGCTTTACATTGGCTTGGCCCTATACTCATTTG CAGCTGCAATTGTAGTTCCGTGCCTGTCAACGCTTGTTTCTGACCATG GGTCGGCCAATCAGAAGGGCACAGTGATGGGGATACTGCGTAGTTTGGGCGCTCTGGCCAGAGCACTGGGACCAGTTGTGTCATCCTCTG TTTACTGGATAGCTGGAGCTCAGATCTGTTTTCTCCTCACATCAGCCTCTTTCATTATTCCTCTGGCTCTCCTGAGAACAGCCAGAAGGGTAAAGGAGGAGTGA